From the genome of Triticum aestivum cultivar Chinese Spring chromosome 3B, IWGSC CS RefSeq v2.1, whole genome shotgun sequence, one region includes:
- the LOC123071541 gene encoding bZIP transcription factor 12 has protein sequence MASSRVMASSSSKPPSHTASDLARFAQAAGRPGGGGGSGLGSMNVEELLRGIYGDAPTPAPDRPASPPVPPLPAPSRQQATARRTADEVWREITGGSGGEEEAAPASAGGAGEMTLEDFLAREDGAVVRGTEEQVAMPTMALLGGAEGARGGGRGRKRQLMDPMDRAAMQRHKRMIKNRESAARSRERKQAYIAELESLVTQLEEENAHLSKEQEEANQRRLKELKEKLTPVIIAKTPSQDLRRTNSMEW, from the exons ATGGCGTCGTCGAGGGTGatggcgtcgtcgtcgtcgaagcCGCCGTCGCACACGGCGTCGGATCTCGCGCGCTTCGCGCAGGCAGCTGGGAGgcccggcggcgggggcggcagcgGGCTGGGGTCCATGAACGTGGAGGAGCTGCTCCGCGGCATCTACGGCGACGCCCCCACGCCGGCGCCCGACCGGCCGGCGTCGCCCCCCGTCCCGCCGCTCCCGGCGCCATCGCGGCAACAGGCGACCGCGCGGCGGACGGCGGACGAGGTGTGGAGAGAGATCACCGGCGGtagcggcggggaggaggaggcggccccgGCCTCCGCTGGCGGGGCCGGGGAGATGACGCTGGAGGACTTCCTGGCGAGGGAGGACGGCGCCGTCGTCAGGGGGACGGAGGAGCAGGTGGCGATGCCGACGATGGCGCTTCTCGGCGGGGCGGAGGGCGCGCGGGGCGGCGGGAGGGGGAGGAAGCGGCAGCTCATGGACCCCATGGACCGCGCCGCGATGCAGCGGCATAAGCGGATGATCAAGAACCGCGAGTCCGCCGCGAGGTCACGGGAGAGGAAGCAG GCCTACATAGCGGAGCTCGAGTCGCTGGTCACCCAGCTCGAAGAGGAGAACGCCCACCTGTCCAAAGAACAG GAGGAGGCAAACCAGAGACGGCTGAAAGAG CTCAAGGAAAAATTGACTCCAGTCATTATTGCAAAAACGCCGTCACAAGATCTTAGAAGAACAAACTCAATGGAGTGGTAG